The Oryza glaberrima chromosome 5, OglaRS2, whole genome shotgun sequence DNA segment ATTTTGCGCATATCTGCATAATTTTAAATGAATATATGAACACTCAAGCTAAAAACAAACTAATTAGCTTCATTTCAGGTAATAACCAAAGAGAATACTGTGTTCTTACCCAGTAATCATGGCGTTCCAAGCGACGATATCCTTGTCAATGATGGTGTCAAACACACGCCGCGCCTCTGCAATCTCTCCACACTTCTCATACATACCCAAAAGTGCCGAGCCAACAAGAGAGTCCATTTCCATCCGTGCGGACCATGACCACTCTTCCACCCACCTTCCAAGCACCAGATCCCCCTGATCCCTGCATGCCGCTAGCACGACAGCCACCGTCACCGCATTGGGCGCCACCGTGCCCTCCTTCACCATGTCCCGGAACATCCTGCCTACCTCACCGTTCATCCCCACCCGCCCATACGCCTTCATCATAGCGTTCCAAGAGACCACGTCCCGGGTGGGAattccgtcgaacaccttcCGTGCGGCACCAGGGTCATCAAGGTAGGAGTACATCGTGATGAGGGAGTGGACAGTGTGGTCGTGGCCATTCAACCCGATCTTCCCAAGGAGCGCGTGCGCGGCACGGGCGAGTGATGGGGCGGGGTaccgagcggcggcgaggaggaggaaagggagcgTGTAGGAGTCCGGGCGGATCGCGGAGCGAAGCATGTGGAGGAAGAGGCGGAGCGAGGTGTGGGGACGGGAGGAGGCGAAGAAGCGGATGGCGACGTTGTAGGAGAAGGCGGTGGGGGCGGAGTGGGATGCGAGGAGCAGGAGAGCGtagtcggaggcggcggcggcggcggaggaggaggaggaggaggtgaagagggagaggagcttGGAGAGGAAGTGGTTGTAAGGGAAGGaggcgcggtggaggaggtgggcgtgGAGCTgcttgacggcggcgagggagcggCATTTCGGCAGGAGATTGGAGGCGAGGTAGGAGGCAgtagccgccggcgaggaggaaatgCGGACCATCGCTGGCGACGAAATCCCCCTCCGCGCGCCGGTGCACCGGTATTCAGcctcggccgctgccgccgccgcatcgccgtcgATTTGGGCGAAGGCTGAAGGCGGCATCGGCGTCGCGTCGACCTGAGGCGGCGTAATTTTAGGCCCAAGGAGGTGAACGAGAGGATATGGGACTAGTCCTTAGCCCAGGGAAAAAATAAAGTCTATTTTGTAGCCCTCAGTTCTTAAAACCGTTCTACTCATGGCCGGTCCTGCCGGATGGTTTTAACAGCAGTTTCTTCCATGACTAATTTAGTTATGTTTCAGTTTTGGCTAAAccttagggggggggggggggggggtctaatgggcgatcgatcgccaagGCGACGATCACCCAGCGATCAGatccgcccccctccccctatagGCAAtacctcctctctcttctccccttcctcctgcccttctcttcctactacagtacaccacacaaccatacaaaaatttttaaaaaaactaaaaaaacaaaaatttagaaaaatttatgtatagaaatactatatataaaaaatttgaattcaaattcaaatttgaatcggctatgtaaacttttggcttataaactttgggtctataaactttaggtgtataaactttagatgcataaaaatactatatatttagaaaatatttgaatttaaattcaaatttgaatcagatataattcaaattcaaatttgaatcgggtatgtaaacttttgacttataaactttgggtatataaactttaggtgtataaactttagatgtatagaaatactatatataaaaaaaattgaattcaaattcaaatttgaatcggatatataaacttttgacttataaactttgggtctctaaactttagatgtgtaaatttgaggtgtataaactttaggtgcataaatttactaaaataggaaagtaatgcggtgccaaaaaaggaaaccaggtggagggagggaggagggaggggggagaggggaggggatcgatcgctacccGATGGgtcgggcgatcgatcgcccattagacgTTTCGAACCTTATATGCCTAGAATGACAAATGATGATTTTGAAGAAGGCATATTGGTTGTTGGGTTCTGAACAAGATGTGAGGTAATTTATAACACTCCATGGCCACCAGTACTATCTTCGTTTTACTATATTTACTAACATCCTGATGTGACCACGGCTACTATAggtacaaccattgctcacatcatagATGAACAAGATGATAACAAGATCAAGTGCTCCACATGCtagaatccgattcggccacctgctacaccaCTGACTTTAAACGgtcgccgaatctgcatacgacctccgttttcggcccgtgagtacttgatggaaagcccACGGAGTattctttccaacggatccagcctcatcgccAAATTCCATCCAAGTCATCCGCGGATGAACAAaaaaggtgctgcgtcacctgtcatgggcctttgggcttgtaacttcgtttgggaccccgacccaagtggggcccaagtggggtgcgccccaacgaGGTGGGGCACGACCCTAGAGTGCCCTTGGTCGTCCTCCTACCtctttaaatagttaggtacccctttagagtttcttgggttttgtttagattaaagtttagctttgctattttgccgtgtaatcccgtgatcggttagatcgtCGGTTTCCTCGTTACGGAACCCCAACCTATCATTCGTGTTCAATTCCtatctgcaattcagattgcttttatcttgttcttgcttgtttctttgatttgcttataggaata contains these protein-coding regions:
- the LOC127773210 gene encoding pentatricopeptide repeat-containing protein At2g34400-like gives rise to the protein MPPSAFAQIDGDAAAAAAEAEYRCTGARRGISSPAMVRISSSPAATASYLASNLLPKCRSLAAVKQLHAHLLHRASFPYNHFLSKLLSLFTSSSSSSAAAAASDYALLLLASHSAPTAFSYNVAIRFFASSRPHTSLRLFLHMLRSAIRPDSYTLPFLLLAAARYPAPSLARAAHALLGKIGLNGHDHTVHSLITMYSYLDDPGAARKVFDGIPTRDVVSWNAMMKAYGRVGMNGEVGRMFRDMVKEGTVAPNAVTVAVVLAACRDQGDLVLGRWVEEWSWSARMEMDSLVGSALLGMYEKCGEIAEARRVFDTIIDKDIVAWNAMITGYAQNGMSNEAISLFHSMRIAGMRPDKITLAGVLSACSAVGALELGSELDGYASRRGLYSNVYVGTALVDMYAKCGDLDKAIEVFRKMPCKNVASWNALICGLAFNGRGDEAIQHFQLMRNEEGLKPDDITFIGVLSACVHAGLVKDGKRWFNSLTPEFQIIPKIEHYSCMVDLLARSGHLEEAWDFIEKIPDKVDAVMLGALLAACRKCKNVEIGERVINRIIQLEPTNSWNYVVSSKIYASSDRLDDSAKMRGLMRERGVNKTPGCSWVEVSGKVLEFYAGDEPQHGGDDMYQVLDLLVDEMRLEGYVPNLDVV